The proteins below come from a single Magallana gigas chromosome 10, xbMagGiga1.1, whole genome shotgun sequence genomic window:
- the LOC136272162 gene encoding E3 ubiquitin-protein ligase TRIM71-like produces the protein MDPRSSAQDVHRCDLCETAIVHSYCDFCHTNLCKPCVVDHISDRYDKHKIVPFKERKSTLIYPKCVTHSNKNCDWQCKNCNDIFVCSSCTASEIHRGHIFVEVSEVYTTKKNAIADEANKLENVISPTYEEIALDLENQLADLDGGYEKLTTTMSKQGEQWHREIDIVVNKMKTEISEIKVKHRDILQKHLDEIKQKQALIKQTLLATEEIKKSTEVSPTIEYSSKIREFSKLPPKLKITVPTFIPKPLDHKKLNRLFGKITPLSTATEENVLSLNQPNTSVRELLDEPELVATIQTGYENVYNVTYLNEDCVWTFGSTKDIKCFNIKGELLHTVSNRSKQRPNDIAVDSEGNLLISDGISRTVNKVKNGQTEELIRLRGWSPGYLCVTSNGDLLVSMFSDDFTQSKVVRYSGSTEKQTIQFDDEGKPLYSGNSYIKYITENRNHDICVADSEANAVVVVNQDGKLRWRYIGHPSVTKKNPFKPFGITIDSQSRILTADRDNHRIHILNHDGQFLRYIDNCDLEYPLGLYVDNNDNLFVSEVLNGNVKKIKFLR, from the coding sequence ATGGATCCTCGTTCTAGTGCCCAGGACGTGcaccgatgtgacctttgtgagaccgccatagtacacagctactgtgacttttgtcatacCAACCTCTGCAAGCCTTGTGTAGTAGATCACATCTCAGATagatatgacaaacataaaatagtcccTTTTAAGGAGCGAAAATCTACTCTGATTTACCCAAAATGTGTGACacattcaaacaaaaattgtgaCTGGCAGTGCAAAAATTGCAACGACATATTTGTTTGTTCTTCTTGTACTGCATCAGAAATACACAGAGGACATATTTTTGTAGAAGTTTCAGAAGTTTACACGACAAAGAAAAATGCTATTGCGGACGAGGCAAATAAGttagaaaatgttatttctcCTACCTATGAAGAAATTGCACTCGACTTGGAAAATCAGCTTGCCGACctggatggaggatatgagaaacttacaacaacaatgtccaaacaaggagagcaatggcacagagaaattgacattgttgtcaataaaatgaaaactgaaatcagtGAGATTAAAGTAAAACACagagatattttacaaaaacacttggatgaaatcaaacagaaaCAGGCtctcataaaacaaacattactgGCCACAGAAGAAATCAAGAAATCCACTGAAGTATCTCCTACCATTGAATACAGCTCTAAGATCAGAGAGTTCAGCAAGCTGCCTCCCAAATTGAAGATCACAGTGCcaacattcattccaaaaccaTTAGACCATAAAAAGTTGAATCGCTTGTTTGGAAAGATCACTCCTTTGTCTACTGCTACAGAAGAGAATGTCTTGTCATTAAACCAACCAAACACTTCAGTGAGAGAACTACTGGATGAACCGGAGCTTGTTGCCACAATCCAAACAGGGTATGAAAACGTTTACAATGTTACCTATCTAAATGAAGATTGCGTTTGGACATTCGGATCGACGAAGGATATTAAATGCTTTAACATTAAAGGTGAATTGCTTCATACAGTTAGCAACAGATCAAAACAACGACCCAATGATATAGCTGTAGACAGTGAGGGGAATTTACTAATCAGTGACGGGATATCAAGGACAGTGAATAAAGTAAAGAATGGACAGACAGAGGAGTTGATCAGATTACGGGGATGGAGTCCTGGTTATCTGTGTGTCACCTCTAATGGTGATCTCCTGGTTTCCATGTTCAGTGATGATTTCactcaatccaaagttgtccgttactcgggatctacagagaaacaaacaattcagttTGATGATGAAGGTAAACCTCTGTACTCAGGGAATAGTTATATTAAGTACATCActgagaacagaaaccatgacatctgtgtagctgactctGAGGCTAATGCAGTTGTAGTGGTTAATCAGgacgggaaactcagatggagatacatCGGTCATCCTTCagttaccaaaaaaaacccatttaaacCATTTGGTATCACAATAGACAGTCAGAGTCGTATCCTGACAGCGGACAGGGACAACCATCGTATCCACATTCTGAATCACgatggacagtttctccgttacattgataactgtgatctggAGTATCCGCTTGGTTTATAtgtggacaataatgacaatctgtttgtATCAGAAGTTTTAAAcggcaatgtaaagaaaataaaatttctcagATAG